The following proteins are co-located in the Echinicola sp. 20G genome:
- the asnB gene encoding asparagine synthase (glutamine-hydrolyzing) — protein sequence MCGIYMTNIPCEKEKIRDKLEKINFRGPDNLGIEKINNISLGHLRLSIIDLNVRSNQPYNFKNYYITYNGEIYNFKSIREELISLGFSFETSSDTEVLIKGYSVWGKDLLEKLNGMFAFAIYDIEREEIFCARDRLGVKPFYYYWENGVFEICSQLSPLIEKKAKISEEAISIYLDYGYVPSPYSILENTYKLSPGNYMIIDLKKKTKTISKYWDLKSIETRDISYEQAKEELHELLKDAIKIRMQSDVPLGVFLSGGIDSSLVAAIASKLSEKPINTFTIGFEDPKYDESKIAQQFAEIIGSDHRNSICRVEDVLNMLPTLIKAYDEPFSDNSALPSLLLSSETKQYATVALSGDGGDESFLGYTHFDLLHKFNQIKIIPFFVRKILGRLPWHRLFKRRPETIKGMLGAKSSDDFSWNLFMRNDSLQKERKFLWEKYYNGYKIWAKSSIQRMADLNIKLWLENDSNVKVDRASMAFSLEVRSPFLDYRIVEFARTLPVKYRYDGKKRKKIIRDILSNYIPEEVFDQPKRGFIVPMDKWLTSELRQDVIEKLNDDFLKKIPNLNVAKFKNKMNLLLNGKYDYSHLVWRMYVLALWYKEYDSRS from the coding sequence ATGTGTGGAATTTATATGACTAATATCCCTTGTGAAAAAGAAAAAATTCGGGATAAGTTAGAAAAAATTAATTTTAGAGGTCCAGATAATTTAGGGATAGAAAAAATCAATAATATTTCTTTAGGACATCTTCGTCTTTCTATTATTGACCTAAATGTAAGATCTAACCAACCATATAATTTCAAAAATTATTATATAACCTACAATGGTGAAATTTATAATTTCAAATCTATTCGTGAAGAGTTGATTTCATTAGGATTTTCATTTGAAACATCAAGCGATACAGAGGTACTGATAAAAGGATATTCCGTATGGGGGAAAGATTTATTAGAGAAGTTGAATGGGATGTTTGCTTTTGCGATTTATGACATTGAAAGAGAAGAAATTTTTTGTGCTAGAGACAGATTGGGCGTTAAACCATTTTATTACTATTGGGAAAATGGTGTTTTTGAAATATGTAGCCAATTGAGCCCTTTAATAGAAAAGAAGGCCAAAATTTCAGAAGAAGCCATTAGCATATATTTAGATTATGGGTACGTTCCAAGTCCATATTCTATTTTAGAAAATACCTATAAGCTTTCTCCCGGAAATTATATGATTATTGATCTGAAAAAGAAAACAAAAACTATTTCAAAATATTGGGATCTTAAATCAATAGAGACACGCGACATTTCTTACGAGCAGGCAAAGGAAGAGCTTCATGAACTTCTCAAAGATGCGATAAAAATTCGAATGCAGTCAGATGTTCCTCTTGGAGTGTTTTTATCCGGAGGAATAGATTCATCATTGGTTGCTGCAATTGCCTCTAAATTATCAGAGAAGCCTATTAATACTTTTACCATTGGATTTGAAGATCCTAAATACGATGAAAGTAAGATTGCCCAACAATTTGCTGAAATAATTGGCTCTGATCATAGAAATTCCATATGTAGAGTAGAAGATGTTTTAAATATGCTTCCGACCTTGATAAAGGCTTATGACGAACCTTTTTCGGATAATTCAGCATTACCTTCTTTATTGTTAAGTTCTGAAACGAAGCAATATGCGACCGTAGCACTTTCAGGAGATGGAGGGGATGAAAGTTTTTTAGGATACACGCATTTTGATTTATTACATAAGTTCAACCAAATAAAGATTATACCATTCTTTGTCAGAAAGATATTAGGCAGACTTCCATGGCATAGGTTGTTTAAAAGAAGACCCGAAACTATTAAAGGAATGTTAGGAGCAAAAAGTTCTGATGATTTTTCATGGAATCTCTTTATGAGGAATGATTCCTTACAGAAAGAAAGGAAGTTCCTTTGGGAAAAATATTACAACGGATACAAAATATGGGCAAAAAGTTCTATTCAAAGAATGGCAGATTTGAATATAAAACTGTGGTTAGAAAATGATAGTAATGTAAAAGTGGACAGGGCAAGTATGGCATTTTCTCTGGAAGTGAGAAGTCCTTTTTTAGATTATCGTATTGTAGAATTTGCCAGAACTTTGCCTGTTAAATATAGGTATGATGGAAAAAAAAGAAAGAAAATCATTAGAGATATATTGTCTAACTATATACCGGAAGAAGTGTTTGACCAACCTAAAAGAGGGTTTATAGTCCCCATGGATAAATGGCTGACAAGCGAGTTAAGACAAGACGTCATAGAGAAATTAAATGATGATTTTTTGAAAAAGATACCTAATTTGAATGTTGCGAAATTTAAAAATAAAATGAATTTACTTTTAAATGGAAAGTATGATTATTCACATCTTGTGTGGAGAATGTATGTTTTGGCCTTGTGGTATAAAGAATATGATTCCAGATCATAA
- a CDS encoding glycosyltransferase family 2 protein: MEDCLVAIIILNWNGYSYTRNCLHSLKRATSKDFKIILVDNASSDGSLNQLKEEFEEVIYLQNEENLGFTGGNNVGIQYALDRGFEYIMLLNNDTEVKEDFMEPLTNALNTNDSLGAVQPLMYYLHDKTTVWNAGGKYCSWTGGSKSIKQFKNVSVPYATDWITGCCVLVRTSVVRQVGPLNQHYFAYFEDVDWSLRIQKAGFDLAVIPHSIIYHEAGASLKSKSKGKEGRISPKVHYLATRNQLFQLRKHVNLPKSIIAWAYQLGKFTLFAVYFLVRNRKKKLAATYSGLVDGLTLKLTQPHEK; encoded by the coding sequence ATGGAAGATTGCTTGGTCGCCATCATCATTCTTAATTGGAATGGATATTCGTATACCCGAAATTGCCTTCATTCACTCAAACGGGCTACGTCCAAAGATTTCAAAATTATTTTAGTGGACAATGCTTCCTCAGACGGATCCTTGAACCAATTGAAAGAAGAATTTGAAGAGGTGATTTATCTCCAAAATGAGGAAAACCTTGGTTTCACAGGGGGAAATAATGTTGGAATTCAGTATGCCTTGGATAGAGGATTTGAATATATCATGTTGCTCAATAATGATACAGAGGTCAAGGAAGATTTTATGGAGCCATTGACAAATGCACTGAACACGAATGATAGTTTGGGTGCCGTGCAGCCTTTGATGTATTACTTGCATGACAAGACTACTGTATGGAATGCGGGAGGCAAGTACTGTTCATGGACAGGAGGCTCCAAGTCTATCAAGCAATTCAAAAATGTAAGTGTTCCATATGCTACCGATTGGATTACAGGATGTTGTGTTCTGGTTAGGACATCGGTGGTCAGACAAGTAGGGCCTTTGAACCAGCATTATTTTGCTTACTTCGAGGATGTCGATTGGTCACTGCGGATCCAAAAGGCTGGCTTTGATTTGGCGGTTATACCTCATTCAATCATCTATCATGAAGCTGGAGCATCTTTGAAATCTAAAAGTAAGGGAAAGGAAGGGCGAATCAGTCCCAAAGTTCATTACTTGGCCACTCGAAACCAATTGTTTCAATTAAGGAAACATGTAAACCTACCAAAGTCCATTATAGCTTGGGCTTATCAGCTCGGTAAGTTTACCCTGTTTGCAGTATATTTCTTGGTCAGAAACAGGAAAAAGAAGTTGGCCGCTACCTATAGTGGACTGGTAGATGGACTAACTTTAAAATTAACTCAACCACATGAAAAATAA
- a CDS encoding DapH/DapD/GlmU-related protein, with amino-acid sequence MPNLIKQTINKITGLDLNDRFNEDWDSLSTLGVLLRMTVWFVRGSFRRMWFRSSKGMLLIGKRVTIRQARYLSVGKNFIAQDNCEINCLSQKGIIFGDKVTVGNYAIIRPTNLYGGEPGIGLKVGNNSSIGHYAYIGCSGYIEIGDNVMMSPRVSIYSENHNFDDTESPMMEQGVTRSFAKIEDDCWIASNSIILAGVTVGKGSVVAAGSVVTKDIPPYSIVGGNPAKVIKSRNSFK; translated from the coding sequence ATGCCTAACCTGATTAAGCAAACCATAAATAAAATCACTGGTTTGGACTTAAATGACCGATTCAATGAAGACTGGGACAGCCTTTCCACCTTAGGCGTATTGTTGCGCATGACTGTGTGGTTTGTTCGCGGGAGTTTCCGCAGAATGTGGTTCAGATCCTCAAAAGGTATGTTGCTGATCGGAAAGCGAGTTACCATTCGCCAAGCCCGGTACCTTTCCGTTGGTAAGAATTTTATCGCTCAGGATAACTGTGAGATCAATTGTCTTTCCCAAAAAGGCATCATATTTGGCGATAAGGTTACAGTAGGTAACTACGCCATTATCCGTCCTACCAACCTCTATGGGGGAGAGCCTGGTATCGGACTAAAAGTAGGGAATAACTCCAGTATAGGCCATTATGCATATATCGGCTGTTCTGGATATATTGAAATTGGTGATAATGTGATGATGTCGCCCAGGGTAAGCATTTATTCCGAAAACCATAATTTTGACGACACCGAAAGCCCGATGATGGAACAAGGGGTGACTAGGTCCTTTGCCAAGATAGAAGATGATTGCTGGATTGCCAGTAATTCCATAATTTTGGCAGGAGTAACGGTCGGCAAAGGATCGGTGGTGGCTGCCGGAAGTGTTGTCACTAAAGATATTCCCCCTTATTCAATTGTTGGAGGAAATCCAGCGAAGGTAATTAAGTCTAGAAATTCCTTTAAATAA
- a CDS encoding methyltransferase domain-containing protein, with the protein MDTFIELLRCPQTGEKLIKRGEELVTENGQKYPIINKVPVLINEDKSIFKLDQFINDEVTFFSNNKLKNFILNLIPSLSINYAAKSNFKQLGELLKEKKNPVVLTIGGSIDGKGAKELYSHENFTFIDSDVTFGPKTKLVCDGHDLPFASKSIDAVVVQAVLEHVLDPVRCVEEIHRVLKDDGLVYSEIPFMQQVHGKAFDFTRFSYLGQRRLFRKFEELAMGATAGPGTSLAWSMAYFFMGFSNNFYIRVFLRLIGTYLFFWVKYFDYLTKNKESALDGASGIYFMGRKSTGRVLSDDQLVQDYKGGFSTYFA; encoded by the coding sequence ATGGATACATTTATCGAATTATTGAGATGCCCCCAGACGGGTGAAAAGCTTATCAAAAGAGGAGAGGAGTTGGTTACTGAGAATGGACAGAAATACCCCATCATAAACAAGGTACCTGTTTTGATCAATGAAGATAAAAGTATTTTTAAGTTGGATCAGTTTATCAATGATGAGGTTACTTTTTTTTCAAATAATAAACTGAAGAATTTCATTTTAAATTTGATACCTTCTTTAAGTATTAATTATGCTGCCAAGTCCAATTTCAAACAACTTGGTGAGCTACTGAAGGAAAAAAAGAATCCCGTGGTGTTGACAATAGGCGGAAGTATTGACGGAAAGGGAGCAAAGGAGCTTTATAGTCATGAAAATTTCACTTTTATTGACTCTGATGTGACATTTGGACCAAAGACCAAACTGGTTTGTGATGGTCATGATCTGCCATTTGCATCCAAGTCAATAGACGCGGTGGTGGTACAGGCAGTTTTGGAACACGTCTTGGACCCTGTTCGTTGTGTGGAGGAAATTCACCGGGTACTAAAAGATGATGGACTTGTTTATTCTGAGATTCCATTTATGCAGCAAGTACATGGCAAAGCATTTGATTTCACCCGTTTTTCATATTTGGGTCAACGGAGATTGTTTCGAAAATTTGAGGAGTTGGCAATGGGAGCCACAGCAGGACCTGGCACCTCATTGGCCTGGTCGATGGCTTATTTCTTTATGGGGTTTTCCAACAATTTCTATATCCGGGTCTTTTTAAGATTGATCGGTACTTACCTGTTCTTTTGGGTCAAGTATTTTGACTACCTCACCAAAAATAAAGAAAGTGCCTTGGATGGTGCTTCAGGAATTTATTTTATGGGCAGAAAATCTACTGGTAGGGTGCTTTCTGATGATCAGCTGGTTCAAGATTATAAAGGTGGATTTAGTACCTATTTTGCCTAA
- a CDS encoding oligosaccharide flippase family protein, whose product MFEKLTSLSFLQLIRHKSVQNFIFLLFIQSSNILISLMAMPLLIQSIGVDQFGLVSLALSVILIANVFVGFGYNLSGPKDVALNQKDTKALSAILSNVISSKLVLAILAGVSLLVAVKGFGLFQEYQVILLYSLLMLFSEATLPVWFFQGMEKMRLVSVANVFSKLLYLMGIIMFIGSPQDAKWVNFFFGGAALIVNLLVLVYVHFIFQIRIYFAGFSKALQSCRSNIYLFLSNLASHISVSGGMVILSFFASANILGMYSLAERVSMVLRMFPSLTIAAIYPNSSKLYEQDKVGFYRFLLKVYRLVILASILITVVILVLAPFIIRLLAKELISDSVVFLRILAFVPMMATLNIANMIMILVTDQKKVLFNSSWIFCVYMLLVATVMTAWLGGKGLAYALVSTELAIFITCSLLIKKHSPALFSEFYGRLLGRHHHS is encoded by the coding sequence ATGTTTGAAAAGCTTACTTCCCTATCATTTTTACAATTGATCAGGCACAAGTCTGTCCAAAACTTTATTTTTTTACTCTTCATTCAATCTTCCAACATCCTTATTTCATTGATGGCGATGCCACTATTGATCCAGTCCATAGGTGTGGATCAGTTTGGTTTGGTGAGCTTGGCCCTATCTGTGATTTTGATTGCGAATGTTTTTGTTGGATTTGGGTACAATCTAAGTGGTCCAAAAGATGTGGCCCTCAACCAAAAGGACACAAAAGCGCTTTCTGCCATCTTATCCAATGTGATCTCCAGTAAGTTGGTTTTGGCAATTCTCGCTGGCGTGTCACTCTTGGTAGCGGTGAAGGGTTTTGGCTTGTTTCAGGAATATCAGGTGATCTTGCTGTATTCCCTGCTGATGCTCTTTTCAGAAGCGACCTTACCGGTATGGTTTTTTCAGGGGATGGAAAAAATGCGCTTGGTTTCTGTGGCCAATGTTTTCAGCAAGTTGCTGTACCTCATGGGGATTATAATGTTTATTGGCAGCCCCCAAGATGCAAAGTGGGTAAACTTTTTCTTTGGTGGAGCTGCTTTAATCGTAAACTTACTGGTGCTGGTATATGTTCATTTTATTTTCCAGATTCGAATATATTTTGCTGGCTTTAGTAAAGCCTTACAGTCCTGTCGGAGTAATATCTATCTTTTTTTATCCAATTTAGCCAGCCACATTTCAGTGAGTGGTGGCATGGTGATATTAAGTTTTTTTGCCAGTGCCAATATTTTGGGAATGTATAGCTTAGCGGAAAGAGTCTCCATGGTACTCCGGATGTTTCCTTCTTTGACCATAGCCGCAATTTATCCCAATTCCAGTAAGTTATACGAGCAGGATAAAGTAGGCTTTTACCGGTTTTTATTAAAGGTATACAGGTTGGTCATCTTGGCATCAATACTAATTACGGTGGTCATATTGGTATTAGCGCCATTTATTATCAGGCTTTTAGCAAAAGAATTGATCTCAGATTCTGTCGTTTTTTTGAGGATATTGGCTTTTGTCCCAATGATGGCCACCTTGAATATTGCCAACATGATCATGATTTTAGTTACTGACCAAAAAAAGGTCTTGTTTAATAGTTCTTGGATTTTTTGTGTATACATGCTCCTTGTTGCCACTGTAATGACCGCTTGGTTAGGGGGAAAGGGCCTTGCATACGCACTGGTTTCCACAGAACTTGCAATTTTTATTACCTGTTCTTTGCTCATTAAAAAACACAGCCCCGCTCTATTTAGTGAATTCTATGGAAGATTGCTTGGTCGCCATCATCATTCTTAA
- a CDS encoding O-antigen ligase domain-containing protein: MLFIAVILYVVPLISITVDKIVFKGKWEWVIYFMMLYLPVYTTILSVVYQTTSSVFITSIFQYLKEFVLLLTMLSFVLYQRNIFEYGFRLQLTDKLFLFFYLLCTLFLFLPVGSASFITKAIYFKNVSVMGLMYFFGRNTVLQAGEYRKIFYAIIMIFSAALLVNLFEKASGVHFQNFTGYASYNHMVNKVEPSGHYGLTWTFETQTGGKRLASFFSDPLDLASSCLLGFSVGLIGYLTSKRGQSWVFALLMGITTMSLFFASSRASFAAFFIMLFFIAMIFRLYGLIKIGGVILMAFGVYVLFYATDDFYFFVIDTLTFENASSVGHVLAWVEALNQMIAAPLGSGLAMSGNSIGVTDELRIGGENQYLIFGVQLGVLGMLLYIAILVVGIWGSVQAFRKTDDIHLARIAFVAATIKVGLLLPLFTANAELYAFVSWVSWWMIGLSMKTYGECMSYSNLRVPVSQ; the protein is encoded by the coding sequence GTGCTTTTTATAGCGGTCATACTATACGTTGTTCCCTTAATTTCCATTACGGTAGATAAGATTGTATTCAAGGGTAAATGGGAGTGGGTGATCTATTTTATGATGTTGTACCTTCCTGTGTATACGACTATTTTAAGTGTGGTCTATCAAACGACTTCATCTGTATTTATTACCAGTATTTTTCAGTATCTCAAGGAGTTTGTGCTGTTATTAACAATGTTATCATTTGTGCTTTATCAAAGAAACATTTTCGAGTATGGATTTAGGCTACAACTCACAGATAAACTGTTTTTGTTTTTTTATTTGCTATGTACCTTGTTTTTATTTCTTCCAGTAGGCTCAGCCAGCTTCATCACCAAAGCCATATATTTCAAGAATGTGTCGGTGATGGGGTTAATGTATTTTTTTGGGAGAAATACAGTTTTACAAGCAGGGGAATACCGTAAGATTTTTTATGCCATCATTATGATTTTTTCTGCTGCCTTACTGGTGAATTTGTTTGAAAAGGCCAGTGGGGTTCATTTCCAAAATTTTACTGGATATGCCAGTTATAATCATATGGTAAACAAAGTGGAACCTTCTGGCCACTATGGTTTGACTTGGACTTTCGAAACCCAAACAGGAGGAAAAAGGTTGGCTTCTTTTTTTTCTGATCCACTGGACTTGGCCAGTTCATGTTTATTGGGTTTTTCCGTGGGGTTAATTGGCTATTTGACCTCTAAGCGTGGGCAATCATGGGTATTTGCATTATTGATGGGGATCACTACAATGAGTTTGTTTTTTGCCTCCTCAAGGGCATCTTTTGCAGCTTTCTTTATTATGTTATTTTTTATAGCCATGATATTTCGCTTGTATGGTTTGATAAAAATAGGAGGTGTAATATTGATGGCTTTTGGCGTCTATGTGTTGTTTTATGCTACTGATGATTTTTATTTCTTCGTGATAGACACCTTGACTTTCGAAAATGCTTCCAGTGTGGGGCATGTGTTGGCATGGGTAGAAGCCCTGAATCAAATGATTGCAGCTCCATTGGGTTCAGGCTTGGCAATGAGCGGAAATTCCATTGGAGTTACAGATGAATTGCGTATAGGTGGGGAAAACCAATATTTGATATTTGGGGTTCAATTAGGCGTATTGGGAATGTTATTGTATATAGCTATTCTGGTTGTTGGAATATGGGGTTCTGTACAAGCCTTTAGAAAAACAGATGATATCCATTTAGCACGGATTGCCTTTGTGGCGGCTACGATAAAGGTAGGGCTACTTTTACCGCTTTTTACAGCCAATGCCGAGCTATATGCGTTCGTGTCTTGGGTGAGTTGGTGGATGATTGGGCTGAGTATGAAAACTTATGGCGAATGTATGTCCTATAGTAATTTACGCGTACCGGTAAGTCAATAG
- a CDS encoding glycosyltransferase family 4 protein encodes MNQETVLVLHSSTDLYGASRSLIRSVLGMKKEGIRPIVILSSEGSLADAIREEGIEVLIIRLGVIRRKYFNLQGLINRMKHMKNASNELKNLVKKYNVRLIYTNTTAVWVGAWVAKSIGLRHIWHVREIIEQPNWFKKFIEALLQKTGDLVICVSQATANNYSSGVEKNKLKVVYNGIDYLPFKQAKYDLKKEIGIDQNTVLIGMIARVHFWKGQTYFLDVAKELAKRHQNIHFVMVGDAFEGYEYLYDEIKTKIKENELVDKVTNLGYRTDIPNIMSGLDIFMLPSILPDPLPTTVLEAMAAGKPVVATAHGGATEMVLDQETGYLVPWDQANKAALVFDSLIKNEGLRMEMGRAGQKKVMDNFSIEAYMNNMGEIFKSLLPQNKHNV; translated from the coding sequence ATGAATCAAGAAACGGTATTGGTATTGCATAGCTCTACCGATCTTTATGGAGCAAGCAGAAGTTTGATAAGATCTGTTTTGGGAATGAAGAAAGAAGGAATTCGACCGATTGTTATTCTTTCTTCAGAGGGATCTTTAGCTGATGCAATTAGGGAAGAAGGTATTGAGGTTTTGATTATTAGATTAGGCGTAATCAGAAGAAAATACTTCAACTTACAAGGGTTAATCAATAGAATGAAGCATATGAAAAATGCTTCAAACGAATTGAAAAATCTAGTTAAAAAGTACAATGTACGACTAATTTATACCAATACTACAGCCGTTTGGGTAGGGGCTTGGGTAGCGAAGAGTATTGGGTTGAGACATATTTGGCATGTAAGGGAAATTATTGAACAGCCAAATTGGTTTAAAAAGTTTATTGAAGCCTTGCTTCAAAAGACTGGTGACCTTGTAATTTGCGTTTCTCAAGCTACTGCGAACAATTATTCTTCTGGTGTAGAGAAGAACAAGTTAAAAGTAGTCTACAATGGTATCGATTATCTACCGTTTAAGCAGGCCAAATATGATTTAAAGAAGGAAATAGGGATTGATCAGAATACGGTCTTGATTGGCATGATTGCCCGTGTACATTTTTGGAAGGGTCAGACCTACTTTCTTGATGTGGCAAAGGAGTTGGCCAAGCGACATCAAAACATTCATTTTGTGATGGTAGGAGATGCCTTTGAGGGCTATGAATACTTATACGATGAAATCAAAACCAAAATCAAAGAGAATGAATTGGTGGATAAAGTGACCAATTTGGGGTACCGTACAGATATTCCAAACATCATGAGTGGCTTGGACATATTTATGCTTCCATCTATTCTGCCTGACCCATTGCCCACCACTGTTTTGGAAGCAATGGCTGCAGGAAAGCCTGTAGTGGCGACTGCTCATGGTGGAGCCACAGAAATGGTGTTGGATCAAGAAACCGGTTATTTGGTGCCTTGGGATCAAGCAAACAAAGCTGCTTTGGTTTTTGATTCCCTGATCAAAAATGAAGGACTGAGAATGGAAATGGGAAGAGCGGGGCAAAAAAAGGTGATGGACAATTTTTCCATAGAAGCTTACATGAACAATATGGGAGAGATCTTCAAATCCCTACTTCCCCAAAACAAGCACAATGTCTAA
- a CDS encoding glycosyltransferase family 1 protein, with the protein MKRSLKSKNRKKRILVDIYYLHVAQTGIRTYTEALIESVQSAVDPQFEYIISPSYASIKSSTFFKGKTPKWKNLLYQLLYFLRKAVVLPILTHWHRCDLVFSPDILSPLWARGVKISVIHDAAFWENPDHYNPRWRRYFLSLLDLSLRRNAQVVTITEYSKKQLQKHLNIPRLPVHVVYPATNLVAKSTFKSERPLQSPYFLHVGVMEKRKNLVTLVRAYEHFLKETGKTDVKLVLVGQRGPRKELDDYDNVIHEIDRLRLRDQVILPGFVSREVLESYYQHAFVYIFPSLNEGFGMPILEAFSYKIPVIISNQGALREVGGEAVLYPKDNSAKAFAKEMEKLVKGKEVRNSLVERGEKRLKSFSGTQFLDKLEKVFSAETW; encoded by the coding sequence TTGAAAAGAAGTTTAAAATCAAAGAATAGGAAAAAAAGAATCCTTGTTGACATCTATTACCTCCATGTTGCACAGACAGGAATCCGAACATATACTGAGGCGCTGATCGAGAGTGTGCAAAGTGCTGTGGATCCACAGTTTGAGTACATAATAAGTCCCTCTTATGCTTCCATAAAATCAAGTACCTTCTTTAAAGGCAAAACCCCAAAATGGAAAAACCTGCTGTATCAGCTACTATATTTTTTGCGAAAAGCAGTGGTGCTACCGATTTTGACGCATTGGCACAGATGCGATCTTGTATTTTCGCCCGATATACTTTCACCTCTTTGGGCTAGGGGAGTGAAAATATCAGTTATTCATGATGCGGCTTTCTGGGAAAATCCAGACCACTACAATCCCCGATGGCGCAGGTACTTCCTATCATTGCTTGATTTGTCCCTTCGAAGAAACGCCCAAGTAGTGACCATTACTGAATACTCAAAAAAACAGCTTCAGAAACACTTGAATATCCCTAGACTGCCTGTCCATGTGGTCTATCCTGCTACCAATTTGGTCGCCAAATCGACTTTTAAATCTGAAAGACCACTTCAATCTCCTTATTTCCTCCATGTCGGGGTCATGGAAAAGAGAAAGAACCTTGTGACGTTGGTCAGGGCGTATGAACATTTCCTGAAAGAAACCGGCAAGACAGATGTTAAGCTAGTATTGGTAGGGCAGCGGGGCCCCAGGAAGGAGTTGGATGACTATGACAATGTCATTCATGAAATCGATCGGTTAAGGTTAAGGGATCAAGTAATTCTTCCGGGTTTTGTAAGCAGAGAAGTATTGGAAAGCTATTATCAGCATGCCTTTGTCTATATTTTCCCATCTTTGAATGAAGGTTTTGGGATGCCTATTTTGGAGGCTTTTTCCTATAAGATTCCAGTGATCATCTCCAATCAGGGTGCATTAAGGGAAGTAGGGGGAGAAGCGGTGCTTTATCCTAAGGATAATTCAGCCAAAGCTTTTGCCAAGGAAATGGAAAAGTTAGTGAAAGGAAAAGAAGTGCGGAATTCCTTAGTGGAAAGAGGTGAGAAGAGGCTTAAGAGTTTTTCTGGAACCCAATTTTTAGATAAGCTCGAAAAAGTTTTTTCTGCTGAAACATGGTAG
- a CDS encoding IS1595 family transposase, producing MNIINFINRFPDESSCIEFIRHKRSQAGIICKRCKGIRHYWLANKKAFQCSSCSFRTSIRSGTVMENSNLPIRTWLLAMTFITATKKGFSALELQRQLGMKRYEPVFRMYHKLRKVMGKRDDLYSLEDMVEYDEAFVGKATKKPHKLKRGRGSQKRSIVAVMAESTVLEDLETGKSDKSCRYFKMKKIKNLEAKTAQNLIKEFIDPNSVLQTDMSTTFSDLGDCIDVHVKEISGTEKGHFNLKWVHIAISNLKKHLQTYHMISERMMQNYLDEFCYKLNRRYFGQKLFDRLIIAAIYPYWHHCG from the coding sequence ATGAACATTATCAACTTCATCAATCGGTTTCCTGACGAATCTTCCTGTATCGAGTTTATCAGGCACAAAAGGAGCCAAGCAGGTATCATCTGCAAAAGATGCAAAGGTATCAGACATTATTGGTTGGCAAACAAAAAGGCCTTTCAATGCTCTTCCTGTAGCTTCAGGACAAGTATCAGAAGTGGAACGGTAATGGAAAACAGTAATCTTCCGATCCGGACCTGGTTGTTGGCCATGACCTTCATCACAGCCACCAAGAAGGGCTTCAGTGCTTTGGAACTCCAAAGACAGCTGGGCATGAAGCGTTACGAACCTGTCTTCAGGATGTACCATAAACTCCGTAAAGTAATGGGGAAACGCGATGATCTTTACAGTCTTGAGGACATGGTGGAGTATGACGAGGCCTTCGTGGGCAAAGCAACGAAAAAACCACACAAACTCAAAAGAGGCAGGGGCAGCCAAAAACGGTCAATAGTGGCCGTAATGGCCGAATCAACGGTTTTGGAAGACCTTGAAACGGGCAAATCCGACAAAAGCTGTAGGTATTTTAAGATGAAGAAGATAAAGAACCTGGAGGCGAAAACAGCCCAGAATTTGATCAAGGAATTTATTGATCCAAACTCAGTGCTTCAAACAGATATGAGCACCACCTTCTCAGACCTGGGTGATTGTATAGATGTGCATGTCAAGGAGATCTCGGGAACCGAAAAGGGGCACTTCAACCTCAAATGGGTACACATTGCTATCAGCAACTTAAAGAAACACCTGCAGACATACCATATGATAAGTGAAAGAATGATGCAAAACTATCTTGACGAGTTCTGCTATAAGCTCAACAGAAGATATTTCGGTCAAAAACTATTTGACAGGCTCATCATTGCTGCTATTTATCCTTACTGGCATCATTGCGGATAA